A genome region from Setaria italica strain Yugu1 chromosome III, Setaria_italica_v2.0, whole genome shotgun sequence includes the following:
- the LOC101765110 gene encoding glucose-1-phosphate adenylyltransferase large subunit 3, chloroplastic/amyloplastic — protein sequence MQFSSVFPLEGKACVSPVRRGSEGSGSERMRIGDCSSIRQNRALRRMCFGARGTTSSAQCVLTSDAGPDTLVVRTSFRRNYADPNEVAAVILGGGTGTQLFPLTSTRATPAVPIGGCYRLIDIPMSNCFNSGINKIFVMTQFNSASLNRHIHRTYLGGGINFTDGSVEVLAATQMPGEAGWFQGTADAVRKFIWVLEDYYKHKAIEHILILSGDQLYRMDYMELVQKHVDDNADITLSCAPVGESRASDYGLVKFDSSGRVIQFSEKPKGADLEEMKVDTSFLNFAIDDPSKYPYIASMGVYVFKRDVLLNLLKSRYSQLHDFGSEILPKALHEHNVQAYVFTDYWEDIGTLRSFFDANMALCEQPPKFEFYDPKTPFFTSPRYLPPTKSDKSRIKDAIISHGCFLRECTIEHSIVGVRSRLNSGCELKNTMMMGADLYETEDEISRLLSEGKVPIGVGENTKISNCIIDMNARVGRNVSITNSEGVQEADRPEEGYYIRSGIVVILKNATIKDGTVI from the exons ATGCAGTTCAGCAGTGTGTTTCCCCTGGAGGGAAAAGCATGTGTGAGCCCAGTGAGGAGAGGTAGTGAAGGTTCTGGGAGTGAGAGGATGAGGATTGGGGATTGCAGCAGCATCAGGCAGAACAGGGCATTAAGGAGGATGTGTTTTGGCGCTAGGGGCACCACAAGTAGCGCTCAATGTGTGCTCACTTCAGATGCTGGTCCAGACACTCTT GTTGTCCGAACGTCCTTCCGAAGGAATTATGCTGACCCGAATGAAGTTGCTGCTGTCATACTGGGTGGTGGTACTGGGACTCAGCTTTTCCCTCTCACAAGCACAAGGGCCACTCCTGCT GTTCCTATTGGAGGATGTTACAGGCTTATTGATATCCCCATGAGCAACTGTTTCAACAGTGGCATAAACAAGATATTCGTTATGACTCAGTTCAACTCAGCTTCTCTTAACCGTCACATTCATCGCACATACCTTGGTGGGGGAATCAACTTCACTGATGGATCTGTTGAG GTGCTGGCTGCAACGCAAATGCCCGGGGAGGCTGGTTGGTTCCAGGGCACAGCAGATGCTGTTAGAAAATTTATCTGGGTACTTGAG GATTATTACAAGCATAAAGCTATAGAACACATTTTGATTTTGTCAGGAGATCAGCTCTATCGTATGGATTACATGGAGCTTGTGCAG AAACATGTAGATGACAATGCAGACATCACTTTATCATGCGCACCTGTTGGAGAGAG CCGAGCTTCCGACTATGGACTAGTTAAGTTTGACAGTTCAGGCCGTGTAATTCAATTCTCTGAGAAACCAAAGGGTGCTGACTTGGAAGAAATG AAAGTGGATACCAGCTTTCTCAATTTCGCCATCGATGACCCAAGTAAATACCCCTATATTGCTTCAATGGGAGTTTACGTTTTCAAAAGAGATGTTCTTCTAAACCTTCTAAA GTCGAGGTATTCTCAACTGCATGACTTTGGTTCTGAAATTCTACCCAAAGCTTTACATGAGCACAACGTGCAG GCATATGTCTTCACTGACTACTGGGAGGACATTGGAACACTGAGATCATTCTTCGACGCAAACATGGCCCTCTGCGAgcag CCTCCAAAGTTTGAGTTTTACGATCCGAAAACACCCTTCTTCACTTCACCTCGGTACTTGCCACCAACGAAGTCGGATAAGAGCAGG ATTAAAGACGCGATCATTTCTCATGGCTGCTTCTTGCGTGAATGTACCATTGAGCATTCTATTGTCGGTGTTCGTTCACGCCTAAACTCTGGATGTGAGCTCAAG AATACCATGATGATGGGTGCGGATTTGTACGAGACCGAAGACGAGATTTCGAGGCTACTGTCAGAGGGCAAGGTCCCCATTGGCGTAGGGGAGAACACAAAGATAAG CAACTGCATCATCGACATGAACGCAAGGGTTGGAAGGAACGTTTCCATCACAAACAGCGAG GGCGTCCAAGAAGCTGACCGGCCGGAGGAAGGATACTACATCAGGTCCGGGATCGTGGTGATCCTGAAGAACGCAACCATCAAGGACGGGACCGTCATATAG